The following proteins come from a genomic window of Ochotona princeps isolate mOchPri1 chromosome 14, mOchPri1.hap1, whole genome shotgun sequence:
- the IZUMO3 gene encoding izumo sperm-egg fusion protein 3, with amino-acid sequence MGDLWLLLLLPLSLGAFHGVRGCLECDPKFREDIKAILEKLIPSEVPSRTELIEHQFKEMTRISFKVSHKNKMLRVLAIETVIKLRTWLKNEFSKLSKETWKGVFILQGKLLEIRQTLESKLQTLLKSFSEVACSEDCIVIEGPILDCWTCLRITTQCFKGEYCGEDDPKKAESREIGLFLVLLAEIGILASAVLLFHFCVIHRRRMKEIRNTLKKYLEKKLEQLIGMSDNEQERTDLRPRK; translated from the exons ATGGGTGATCTTTGGTTACTTTTGCTCCTGCCTTTATCTCTGGGAGCCTTCCATGGAGTCAGAGGCTGTTTAGAGTGTGACCCTAAATTCAGAGAGGATATTAAGGCCATCTTGGAAAAGCTAATACCTTCAGAAGTCCCTAGTCGAACTGAACTGATTGAACATCAGTTTAAGGAGATGACGCGTATAAGCTTCAAGGTCTCTCACAAGAACAAGATGCTACGGGTGTTGG CTATTGAAACAGTTATCAAGTTGAGAACATGGCTGAAGAATGAATTTTCTAAGCTGAGCAAAGAAACATGGAAAG GTGTGTTTATTTTGCAAGGAAAGCTTCTTGAGATCCGCCAAACCTTGGAATCCAAACTACAGACGTTATTAAAGAGCTTCTCTGAAGTTG CTTGTTCTGAAGATTGCA TTGTGATTGAAggtcccatccttgactgctggaCATGCCTTCGCATCACCACCCAGTGCTTCAAAGGAGAATATTGTGGAG aggatgacccaaaaaaGGCTGAAAGTCGAGAGATAGGACTGTTTCTAGTACTGTTGGCAGAAATTGGAATACTGGCAAGTGCTGTGTTACT ATTCCATTTTTGTGTCATTCATCGGAGAAGGATGAAAGAAATACGAAATACGCTAAAGAAATACTTGGAGAAGAAACTTGAACAATTAATAGGAATGTCAGATAATGAACAGGAGAGAACAGATCTTAggccaagaaaataa